One Janthinobacterium sp. TB1-E2 genomic region harbors:
- a CDS encoding ATP-binding response regulator, with protein sequence MAQVLRILVVDDVETMRKVTAGQLASLGYGSVDLAADGSEAWRMIERKRYDLVISDWNMPALTGIALLQMIRSSPRHVHMPFIMITAEAERSRIETAISSGVSDLLVKPYTAGRLATSIKRAMAHQVAAPAPDKETNIDAPQAATPVDDVIVKPPAAVHLQSREPLPPTLLLVDDTADNLYVLANVFKGRYRIKAAHNGEKALALCCGDTPPDLVLLDVMMPGMDGFEVARRMREHPSAENVPIIFVTALTDDAARLQGMELGAVDFITKPIDPAQLKLRVDNFMRYVELRRHLQADYDNMLAIARLRDDVEAMTRHDLKGPLAGAIGIVQSLIDAADMDRRQLENLRLAEQAMLQVTDMVNLSTELYKIETGKYVLHAAPLPISDMLRRVVETARATYAGKQLVLAVDTDFDVGIDAPLALGDAMLTYSLLNNLIKNACEAAPERTRVIATLYTGSPLRIEIVNKGVIPEPIRERFFDKFVTDGKSGGTGLGTYSARLLARAQYGEVAFAVDDELQTTTLIVSLPSVPPPA encoded by the coding sequence ATGGCACAAGTGCTGAGAATACTGGTGGTTGATGATGTTGAAACAATGCGCAAGGTCACGGCTGGCCAACTGGCCTCGCTTGGCTACGGATCGGTGGATCTCGCAGCCGATGGCTCTGAAGCTTGGCGCATGATTGAGCGCAAGCGTTATGATTTGGTGATCTCCGACTGGAATATGCCGGCGTTGACCGGCATCGCCCTACTGCAGATGATTCGTTCCAGTCCGCGCCATGTGCACATGCCGTTTATTATGATCACCGCCGAGGCCGAGCGCAGCCGCATCGAAACGGCCATCAGCAGCGGTGTCAGCGACCTGCTAGTCAAACCCTACACGGCGGGCCGGCTGGCCACCAGCATCAAGCGGGCGATGGCGCATCAGGTTGCAGCACCGGCGCCGGATAAGGAAACGAACATCGACGCGCCGCAGGCCGCCACACCCGTGGACGATGTGATCGTCAAGCCACCGGCGGCGGTCCATTTACAATCAAGGGAACCGTTGCCTCCGACATTGCTCCTGGTCGACGACACCGCTGACAACTTGTACGTGCTGGCCAATGTGTTCAAGGGCCGCTACCGCATCAAGGCAGCGCACAACGGCGAGAAAGCACTGGCCTTGTGCTGTGGCGACACGCCGCCAGACCTAGTGCTGCTGGACGTGATGATGCCCGGCATGGACGGTTTTGAAGTGGCGCGCCGCATGCGCGAGCATCCCAGCGCAGAAAATGTACCCATCATCTTCGTCACCGCCCTTACCGACGACGCCGCGCGCCTGCAAGGCATGGAGTTGGGCGCGGTGGACTTCATTACCAAGCCAATCGACCCGGCCCAGCTGAAGCTGCGGGTCGACAACTTCATGCGCTACGTCGAGCTGCGCCGCCACCTGCAAGCCGATTACGACAACATGCTCGCCATCGCCCGCCTGCGCGATGACGTCGAGGCCATGACGCGGCACGACCTCAAGGGACCGCTGGCCGGCGCCATCGGCATAGTGCAGTCGCTGATCGACGCCGCCGACATGGACCGCCGACAGCTTGAGAATTTGCGGCTGGCCGAGCAGGCCATGCTGCAGGTGACCGACATGGTCAACCTGTCCACCGAGCTGTACAAGATCGAGACGGGAAAATACGTGCTCCATGCAGCGCCGCTGCCCATCAGCGACATGTTGCGGCGGGTGGTTGAGACGGCACGCGCCACTTACGCGGGTAAGCAGCTGGTGTTGGCGGTCGACACCGATTTCGATGTCGGCATCGACGCTCCGCTAGCGCTGGGCGATGCAATGTTGACCTATTCGCTGCTGAATAATCTGATCAAGAACGCCTGCGAGGCAGCGCCAGAGCGCACCCGTGTCATTGCCACGCTGTACACCGGAAGCCCGTTGCGCATCGAGATAGTCAACAAGGGTGTGATCCCGGAACCGATACGCGAACGCTTCTTTGACAAGTTCGTCACCGACGGTAAGTCCGGCGGCACCGGCCTGGGCACTTATTCGGCACGCCTACTGGCGCGCGCGCAATACGGCGAGGTGGCCTTCGCCGTCGATGACGAGCTCCAGACCACCACCCTGATTGTCAGCCTGCCGTCGGTGCCGCCCCCGGCCTAA